A DNA window from Solanum lycopersicum chromosome 3, SLM_r2.1 contains the following coding sequences:
- the LOC138347811 gene encoding E3 ubiquitin-protein ligase SINA-like 10 translates to MIRVNHSSSSEEEEEMERFSVGRDEHDNDEGGPCNSSTSVCKRRRTTAGNFSCGVVIRQQEEVEERERERVVQEKVEEEAEEEDWGSESEGNFRSSGDRRVPVRESEVLRENRSISGESVYQNFEDSIINRSISVTLLDLDVLDCPICFEHLCVPVFQCGNRHIACVPCCIKIANKCPSCCLSIGYNCCQAMENVLESLKVSGVNNRYGCKEILNLSKKTDHENV, encoded by the exons ATGATAAGAGTGAACCATTCATCTAGCagcgaagaagaagaagaaatggaGAGATTTTCAGTTGGAAGAGATGAACATGATAATGATGAAGGAGGACCCTGTAACTCCAGCACATCTGTATGCAAGAGACGGAGGACTACCGCCGGAAATTTCTCTTGCGGCGTCGTAATCCGTCAACaagaagaagtagaagaaaGAGAAAGGGAAAGGGTTGTTCAGGAAAAAGTAGAGGAAGAGGCAGAGGAGGAGGATTGGGGATCGGAATCTGAGGGAAATTTCCGATCGAGCGGTGATCGGAGGGTGCCAGTTCGTGAATCCGAGGTTTTAAGAGAGAACAGGTCTATTTCTGGTGAGAGCGTGTATCAGAATTTTGAGGATTCAATCATAAACAGGTCAATTTCTGTGACGTTATTGGATTTGGATGTGTTGGATTGCCCGATCTGCTTTGAACATCTCTGTGTTCCTGTCTTTCAG TGTGGGAATAGGCACATAGCATGTGTCCCTTGCTGCATCAAGATTGCTAATAAGTGTCCATCATGTTGTTTGTCAATTGGATATAACTGTTGTCAAGCTATGGAGAATGTTCTAGAATCTCTGAAAGTGTCAGGCGTGAACAATAGGTATGGTTGCAAGGAGATTCTGAATCTTAGTAAGAAAACTGACCATGAAAATGTATGA
- the LOC104646199 gene encoding B3 domain-containing protein At1g49475-like, with the protein MTLLESNSTPKASSLGEDFPTDTRTRSGKAWKVELENSQGQIWLTKGWSDFCDYYSISVKSVLMFTYNPRCHFAVAIYDQSKTEIEYPIDQDIESDEQEEDILVAQANANIIDEDILILQSNANVIEEDSPI; encoded by the coding sequence ATGACactacttgaatctaactcaacTCCAAAAGCTAGTTCATTAGGGGAAGATTTCCCAACTGACACGCGAACCAGGAGTGGAAAAGCTTGGAAGGTTGAACTGGAAAATTCTCAAGGCCAAATTTGGCTAACCAAGGGATGGAGTGATTTTTGTGACTATTACTCAATAAGCGTCAAGAGTGTATTAATGTTCACGTACAACCCGCGTTGTCACTTTGCTGTCGCTATATATGATCAGAGTAAAACAGAAATTGAATATCCAATAGATCAAGATATTGAATCAGATGAACAAGAGGAAGATATTCTAGTTGCCCAAGCTAATGCTAATATCATCGACGAAGATATTCTAATTCTCCAATCTAATGCTAATGTAATCGAAGAAGATTCTCCAATCTAA
- the LOC138347354 gene encoding uncharacterized protein, translating to MAEYKACILGLKMAIDMSVYELLVIGDSDLLIHQVQGEWTVKNLKIIPYVQHLKEHPVHCAHVEAEPDGLPCYLDIKKYLESGNYPEDARPNRKKSIRRMALKFFLSGEVLYRRTLDLGLLKCVDVVEAVKLIEHIHAGVCGMHMNGLTLARKILRAGYFWMTMENDCCKFVQNSINVKCTVI from the exons ATGGCTGAATACAAAGCTTGTATTCTTGGGTTGAAAATGGCCATCGACATGAGTGTCTACGAGTTgttggttattggagattcagacttgttgattcatcaagttcaaggagaatggaCTGTGAAGAATCTGAAGATTATACCTTACGTACAGCAT ttgaaagaacatccagtccattgtgCCCATGTTGAAGCAGAACCAGACGGTTTGCCTTGTTATCTCgatataaagaagtatttggAGTCCGGAAATTATCCAGAAGATGCAAGACCCAACAGAAAGAAGTCGATACGCCGTATGGCTCTCAAATTCTTTCTAAGTGGAGAAGTCCTTTATAGGAGGACTCTAGATTTGGGTCTTCtaaaatgtgttgatgttgttgaAGCTGTGAAGCTTATTGAACACatacatgctggagtttgtGGTATGCATATGAATGGGCTCACTTTGGCAAGAAAGATCCTTCGAGCCGGgtatttctggatgactatggagaatgattgttgcaagtttgtgcaaaattccataaatgtcaagtgcacggtgaTTTGA
- the LOC101244757 gene encoding B3 domain-containing protein At1g49475-like: MLNPVFLEAPHGKAWEVEVENSQGQIWLAKGWSDFCDYYSISIKSVLMFTYNPRCQFSVAIYDQSKTEIEYPIDQDIESDEQEEDILFAQANANIIEEDILILQSNANVIEEDIPILQSNTNEIEDEEEHIPVNCPQTNANLIEQRK; the protein is encoded by the coding sequence ATGTTAAACCCCGTGTTTCTTGAGGCTCCCCATGGAAAAGCTTGGGAGGTTGAAGTGGAAAATTCTCAAGGCCAAATTTGGCTAGCCAAGGGATGGAGTGATTTTTGTGACTATTACTCAATAAGCATCAAGAGCGTATTAATGTTCACGTACAACCCGCGTTGTCAGTTTTCTGTCGCTATATATGATCAGAGTAAAACAGAAATTGAATATCCAATAGATCAAGATATTGAATCAGATGAACAAGAGGAAGATATTCTATTTGCCCAAGCTAATGCTAATATCATCGAAGAAGATATTCTAATTCTCCAATCTAATGCTAATGTAATCGAAGAAGATATTCCAATTCTCCAATCTAACACTAATGAAATCGAGGATGAAGAGGAACATATTCCTGTTAATTGCCCTCAAACTAATGCTAATCTAATTGAGCAACGTAAGTAA